One region of Syngnathus scovelli strain Florida chromosome 15, RoL_Ssco_1.2, whole genome shotgun sequence genomic DNA includes:
- the synj1 gene encoding synaptojanin-1 isoform X5 codes for MAFSKGYRVYHKLDPPPYSVIVETRARDECLMFESGAVAVLSAAEKEAIKNTYSKIVDAYGILGVLRLNLGDSMLHSLVLVTGCSSVGKVQESEVFRVTQTDFVSLKNDPGDEERIGEVRKVLNSGHFYFAWSASGVGMDLSLNARRRILEDTTDNRFFWNQSLHLHLKHYGVNCDDWLLRLMCGGVEIRTIYAGHKQAKACIFSRLSSERAGTRFNVRGTNDDGQVANFVETEQAIFLDDRVSSFIQIRGSIPLFWEQPGIQVGSHRVKLSRGFEANAPAFERHFTALKRLYGKQVIINLLGSKEGEHMLSKAFQSHLKASEHAAWVKMVNFDYHQNVRGGKADKLHSVLKPQLSKFLDDCGFFYYSGEMGITRSQGGTIRTNCLDCLDRTNSVQAFFALEVLPKQLEEMGLTEKPQLVARFQEVFRTMWSANGDSVSKIYAGTGALDGKAKASKLKDGARSVTRTIQNNFFDSSKQEAIDILRLGSTLNSDLADKARALLTTSSLYVTEPVLQSASPRVLLGMCRNHHKYTRPKPIRVCVGTWNVNGGKQFRSIAFRNQTLNDWLLDAPKIAGHPEFQDSKANPVDIFAIGFEEMVELNAGNIVSASTTNQKLWAAELQKNISRDHKYVLLASEQLVGVCLFVFIRPQHAPFIRDVAVDTVKTGMGGATGNKGGVAIRLLFHTTSICFVCSHFAAGQSQVKERNDDYNEITRRLSFPMGRLLYSHDYVFWCGDFNYRINLPNEEVKDLIRQQNWDALTAGDQLFDQKNAGLVFRGFIEGKLDFAPTYKYDLFSEDYDTSEKCRTPAWTDRILWKRRKWNFDKTAEEMNVVGASTSGENEDDPDCPWSPGTLKYYGRAELKTSDHRPVVAIVDVDVLEVDPEARHQVYKDVIALQGPPDGTVLVSLCSSGPDDYFDDALIDELLDKFASFGEVILIRFVEEKMWVTFLDGYSALAALSLSASTVLGKMLDIRLKSPGWIKSLEEEMSVERICGSIPTSASSTLLAEDADMGDDDYDMEGDVDEEVEAVLPQHLQPSADSASGSSPMTSPRGSPCASPTHGEAGRPGRTAQPARPSQGPPADLQPGAPSSQGLEPRRAPPPRPNAPPVRPTPPQRPPPPSGSKSPALPRSVAGRGQATAGPPAAAGSSRPNLPPRAGVISVAPQSRASPLPHPGAPRPTSDVHPGAPRVNADTHPGAPRPTKPSDLPLAGPAVAPAARPSAQPQPTGPTQSQLPPPMQPTHAAPPQTLASPKPPPRSRSHHGLPPDAAKGDSAPKTNGVNGVQSKPKGPDALDFLIPSRSLNRGVSLRSPPSVPASLSSLMSAGLLPPPPAMPRSRSQETLRASPNLLAAEPLPARPCSTNPFYGQHDWVPPVRATVGPQRLSRGASPITLSSATQPVLPLHRQPPNWVTFNDDFPATPSSAALTEPDWVTEAVVPSAPPLEFDVFPEPDWLNPSPAFPAHQAKTLPPNTALFPEPDWLSSIPGVLPPVPSRSDAAVANPPSGSGPGCLLFPN; via the exons ATGGCCTTCAGCAAAGGTTATCGTGTCTACCACAAGCTGGACCCGCCCCCCTACAGCGTGATCGTGGAGACGCGCGCTCGGGACGAGTGCCTCATGTTCGAATCCGGTGCCGTCGCCGTCCTCT CTGCGGCTGAGAAGGAGGCCATTAAGAACACGTATTCCAAGATAGTGGACGCCTACGGGATCTTGGGCGTCCTCCGCCTCAACCTGG GCGACTCCATGCTCCACAGCCTAGTGCTAGTGACGGGCTGCAGCTCGGTGGGCAAAGTGCAGGAGTCTGAAGTGTTCCGGGTGACGCAGACGGACTTTGTGTCGCTGAAGAACGACCCCGGAGATGAGGAACGCATCGGCGAGGTGCGCAAGGTGCTCAACTCGGGTCACTTCTACTTTGCCTGGTCCGCCTCGGGCGTCGGCATGGACTTGAGCCTCAACGCGCGCCGCCGCATCCTGGAGGACACCACAGACAATCGCTTCTTCTG GAACCAGTCGCTGCACCTGCACCTGAAGCATTACGGCGTCAACTGCGACGACTGGCTGCTGCGGCTGATGTGCGGCGGTGTGGAGATCCGCACGATCTACGCCGGCCACAAGCAGGCCAAGGCGTGCATCTTCTCCCGCCTCAGCTCTGAGCGGGCCGGCACGCGCTTCAACGTGCGCGGCACCAACGACGACGGGCAGGTGGCCAACTTTGTGGAGACCGAGCAG GCCATCTTCCTTGATGACAGAGTATCGTCGTTCATCCAGATCCGCGGCTCCATTCCACTCTTTTGGGAACAGCCGGGGATCCAG GTCGGCTCTCACCGCGTCAAACTCTCCCGAGGATTTGAAGCCAACGCGCCAGCCTTTGAAAG ACACTTCACCGCCTTGAAGAGGTTGTACGGCAAGCAAGTGATCATCAATCTCCTCGGCAGTAAGGAAGGAGAACACATGCTCAGCAAAGCCTTTCAG AGTCACCTGAAGGCTTCGGAGCACGCGGCGTGGGTCAAGATGGTCAACTTCGACTACCACCAGAACGTGCGCGGCGGCAAAGCCGACAAGCTGCACAGCGTGCTCAAGCCGCAGCTTAGCAAGTTCCTGGACGACTGCGGCTTCTTCTACTACTCGGGAGAGATGGGCATCACCAG gaGCCAAGGTGGCACCATCAGGACCAACTGCCTGGACTGTTTGGACAGAACCAACAGCGTGCAAGCCTTCTTTGCCTTGGAG GTGCTGCCCAAGCAACTGGAGGAAATGGGCTTAACGGAGAAGCCTCAGCTGGTGGCCCGCTTCCAGGAGGTGTTCCGGACCATGTGGTCAGCCAACGGTGACTCGGTCAGCAAGATCTACGCCGGCACCGGCGCTCTAGACGGCAAGGCCAAG GCAAGCAAGTTGAAAGACGGCGCTCGCTCGGTGACCAGGACCATCCAGAACAACTTCTTTGACAGCTCCAAGCAGGAAGCCATCGACATCCTGCGACTGGGCTCCACGCTCAACAGCGACCTAGCCGACAAGGCGCGGGCCTTGCTCACCACTTCCAGCCTCTACG TCACTGAGCCCGTCTTGCAGTCAG CCTCGCCCCGGGTGCTACTAGGGATGTGCCGGAACCACCACAAGTACACGCGGCCCAAGCCGATCCGAGTGTGCGTGGGCACGTGGAACGTCAACGGCGGCAAGCAGTTCCGCAGCATCGCTTTCCGCAACCAGACGCTCAACGACTGGCTGCTGGACGCCCCCAAGATCGCCGGCCACCCCGAGTTCCAAG ACAGCAAAGCCAACCCGGTCGACATCTTTGCCATCGGCTTTGAGGAAATGGTGGAGCTGAACGCCGGAAACATCGTCAGCGCCAG CACCACCAACCAGAAGCTGTGGGCCGCCGAGTTGCAGAAGAACATCTCGCGGGACCACAAGTATGTGCTGCTGGCTtccgagcagctggtgggcgtgTGCTTGTTCGTGTTCATCCGCCCCCAGCACGCCCCCTTCATCAG GGACGTGGCAGTGGACACGGTGAAAACGGGCATGGGCGGCGCCACGGGCAACAAAGGGGGCGTGGCCATCCGCCTGCTCTTCCACACCACCAGCATCTGCTTCGTGTGCTCGCATTTTGCCGCGGGACAATCACAAGTCAAGGAAAGGAACGACGACTATAACGAGATCACGCGCAGGCTCAGCTTCCCCATG ggACGCCTGCTCTACTCTCACGACTACGTTTTCTGGTGCGGCGACTTCAACTACCGCATCAACCTGCCCAATGAGGAGGTGAAGGATCTGATCAGGCAACAGAACTGGGATGCGCTGACCGCTGGCGACCAGCTCTTTGACCAGAAGAACGCCGGACTG GTGTTCCGGGGATTCATCGAGGGCAAACTGGACTTTGCGCCCACGTACAAGTACGACCTTTTCTCGGAGGACTACGACACCAGCGAGAAGTGCCGCACGCCAGCCTGGACCGATCGGATCCTGTGGAAGCGCAGGAAGTGGAACTTTGACAAAACAG CTGAGGAGATGAACGTGGTTGGCGCTTCGACGTCAGGCGAGAACGAGGACGACCCGGATTGCCCCTGGAGCCCCGGGACCCTCAAGTACTACGGCAGGGCTGAGCTCAAGACCTCGGACCACAG GCCGGTGGTGGCCATCGTGGATGTGGATGTCCTGGAGGTGGACCCGGAGGCCCGGCACCAGGTCTACAAAGACGTTATCGCCCTGCAGGGACCCCCAGACGGCACGGTCTTGGTGTCGCTGTGCTCGTCCGGACCCGACGACTACTTTGACGACGCGCTCATCGACGAGCTGCTCGACAAGTTTGCCAGCTTCGGCGAGGTCATCCTCATCAG ATTTGTTGAAGAGAAGATGTGGGTGACGTTCCTGGACGGTTACTCCGCTCTGGCCGCTTTGTCTCTCAGCGCATCCACT GTTCTTGGCAAGATGCTCGACATCCGCCTGAAGAGCCCCGGCTGGATTAAGAGCCTGGAGGAGGAGATGAGCGTGGAGCGCATCTGCGGCAGCATCCCCACCTCGGCTAGCTCCACCCTGCTGGCCGAAGACGCCGACATGGGCGACGACGACTACGACATGGAGGGCGACGTGGACGAGGAGGTGGAGGCGGTCCTTCCGCAGCACCTGCAACCGTCCGCCGACTCGGCGTCGGGCTCCTCTCCGATGACCTCCCcgcgaggcagcccctgcgcctccccCACCCACGGCGAGGCCGGCAGGCCCGGACGCACCGCTCAACCGGCCCGACCCTCACAAG GCCCTCCTGCAGACCTGCAGCCCGGCGCGCCGTCATCCCAAGGCTTGGAGCCCAGGCGTGCGCCCCCTCCCCGACCCAACGCGCCCCCCGTGAGACCCACGCCGCCCCAGCGCCCGCCGCCCCCCTCAG GATCAAAAAGCCCGGCTCTCCCTCGGTCCGTCGCAG GTCGAGGCCAGGCAACCGCAGGACCCCCCGCAGCGGCGGGTTCCTCCAGGCCG AATCTTCCCCCTCGAGCCGGCGTGATCAGCGTGGCTCCGCAGTCTCGTGCCTCTCCTCTGCCCCACCCCGGCGCTCCCCGCCCCACCTCCGACGTGCACCCGGGGGCCCCTCGAGTCAACGCTGACACCCATCCCGGGGCGCCTCGACCCACCAAACCGTCTGATCTTCCTCTAG CGGGTCCCGCGGTGGCCCCTGCGGCGAGACCGTCGGCACAGCCCCAGCCCACCGGCCCGACCCAGTCTCAGCTGCCTCCCCCCATGCAGCCCACGCACGCCGCCCCGCCGCAGACGCTGGCCTCTCCTAAGCCACCGCCCCGTTCCCGATCTCATCATGGTCTGCCGCCGGACGCCGCCAAGGGCGACTCGGCCCCCAAG ACCAACGGAGTGAATGGCGTCCAATCCAAGCCCAAGGGCCCGGACGCCCTCGACTTCCTGATCCCTTCCCGATCCCTGAACCGCGGCGTCTCCCTGCGGAGTCCGCCCTCCGTCCCCGCCTCCTTATCGTCCTTGATGTCCGCCGGCCTCCTCCCGCCGCCGCCCGCTATGCCCCGCAGCCGCTCGCAAGAGACCCTGCGCGCCTCCCCAAACCTTTTGGCCGCCGAGCCGCTCCCCGCCCGGCCCTGCAGCACCAACCCGTTTTATGGTCAGCACGATTGGGTGCCGCCCGTCCGCGCCACAGTTGGCCCGCAGCGCCTCTCTCGGGGCGCGTCCCCGATCACGCTCTCTTCGGCCACGCAACCCGTCCTGCCGCTCCACCGCCAGCCTCCTAATTGGGTCACCTTCAACGACGACTTCCCGGCGACCCCCAGCTCCGCCGCCCTCACCGAACCGGACTGGGTAACTGAAGCTGTGGTCCCGTCGGCCCCTCCCCTCGAATTCGACGTGTTTCCTGAGCCGGACTGGTTAAACCCTTCCCCGGCCTTCCCCGCCCACCAGGCCAAAACTTTGCCCCCTAACACGGCCCTCTTTCCCGAACCCGACTGGTTAAGCTCCATCCCGGGCGTTCTTCCTCCAGTCCCGTCGCGCTCCGACGCCGCTGTCGCCAACCCCCCCAGCGGATCCGGTCCCGGCTGCCTCCTCTTTCCCAACTGA